The Desulfovibrio sp. UIB00 genome has a window encoding:
- the murF gene encoding UDP-N-acetylmuramoyl-tripeptide--D-alanyl-D-alanine ligase, with protein MRLTYNEIAAHLGLSALESDIALTATVTDSREAATGALFVCIPGSRVDGHDFVPAAVELGASAVLASRALPGAGVPVLVVEDTVKALGSIAAMWRDKTTARVVGVTGTAGKTTLKEVLAQVLSVRGKTAKNALNNNNQIGMPRAMLATDGDEDFWVMEAGISHEGDMEELSSVMRPDIGLILNVGAGHTEGLGSKGVAWHKSRLLTNLAPKGIGLVCADYPELVREARATGAELHFFSATGRAVEYRASYAGPAPAQADSRDDAATGIDAPDDRRGLYHLWLDGARCDVTAPFRGEYGAENVIAVAAAAHLLGLSTAEIAQGLAQSELPVQRFNQTRVGKWLLIDDTYNANPLSMRRMLDAAAERAAGRFFVPVLGEMLELGAQAAAEHEALGKHLAELKPAAVFWKGGHGENIRAGLTCGGYTGPWFEVYDAAAFAAAWAQLTASAFAENKTGGVALFKGSRGNRLECLLQTLTEPEAVRG; from the coding sequence TTGCGACTGACCTACAATGAAATAGCGGCCCATCTGGGCCTGAGCGCCCTTGAGAGCGACATTGCGCTGACCGCCACAGTGACGGACAGCCGCGAGGCCGCGACCGGGGCTCTCTTTGTCTGCATCCCCGGCAGCAGGGTGGACGGGCATGACTTTGTGCCTGCCGCCGTGGAGCTTGGGGCTTCTGCCGTGTTGGCCTCACGGGCTCTGCCCGGTGCGGGTGTGCCAGTGCTGGTGGTGGAAGATACGGTCAAGGCCCTTGGCAGCATCGCCGCCATGTGGCGCGACAAAACAACCGCCAGAGTTGTGGGCGTTACCGGCACAGCGGGCAAGACAACGCTCAAGGAAGTGCTGGCTCAGGTTCTTTCCGTGCGCGGCAAAACCGCCAAGAATGCCCTGAACAACAACAACCAGATCGGCATGCCCCGCGCCATGCTCGCCACTGACGGCGATGAAGATTTTTGGGTTATGGAGGCTGGCATCAGCCATGAGGGCGACATGGAAGAACTGTCGTCCGTTATGCGCCCCGACATTGGCCTTATACTTAACGTCGGCGCAGGCCATACCGAAGGCCTCGGCAGCAAGGGCGTGGCCTGGCACAAATCGCGCCTGCTCACCAACCTTGCCCCCAAGGGCATAGGCCTTGTGTGCGCCGATTATCCCGAACTTGTACGCGAGGCCAGAGCCACCGGCGCGGAACTGCATTTTTTCAGCGCCACAGGCAGGGCCGTGGAATACCGCGCCTCATACGCAGGGCCAGCGCCTGCACAGGCCGACAGCCGCGATGATGCCGCAACTGGCATTGATGCGCCGGACGACAGGCGCGGCCTGTACCACCTCTGGCTTGACGGCGCGCGGTGCGACGTTACCGCCCCTTTCAGGGGTGAGTACGGCGCGGAAAATGTTATAGCCGTTGCCGCCGCCGCCCATCTGCTGGGCCTGAGCACTGCGGAAATTGCGCAAGGTCTGGCCCAGAGCGAACTGCCCGTGCAGCGGTTCAATCAGACGCGCGTGGGAAAGTGGCTGCTTATTGACGATACCTATAATGCCAACCCGCTTTCCATGCGTCGTATGCTTGATGCAGCGGCAGAGCGCGCTGCTGGCAGGTTTTTTGTGCCTGTGCTTGGCGAAATGCTCGAGCTAGGGGCGCAGGCTGCGGCAGAGCACGAAGCCCTCGGCAAACACCTGGCTGAACTTAAACCTGCGGCAGTATTCTGGAAAGGCGGCCACGGCGAAAATATCCGCGCCGGGCTGACCTGTGGGGGCTATACAGGGCCATGGTTCGAGGTGTATGACGCTGCGGCTTTTGCTGCTGCATGGGCCCAATTGACGGCCAGTGCGTTTGCCGAAAACAAGACCGGCGGCGTAGCCCTGTTCAAGGGATCACGCGGCAACAGGCTGGAATGTCTGCTCCAGACTCTCACAGAGCCGGAGGCCGTGCGGGGCTGA
- a CDS encoding UDP-N-acetylmuramoyl-L-alanyl-D-glutamate--2,6-diaminopimelate ligase, which yields MEREFAALLEQCRRGGIEVRVDSRQVNSGDIFVAVPGVNEDGARFIPAAVAAGASIVVCRPGGAEEAAALAGGCHVVHHSDPREALWRLAEARWRTSELPLKIVGVTGTNGKTTCSYLLEQLFAQAGHKLGVMGTVSYRWPGHAEAAPLTTPDALSVHAMLAAMAKAGVDVAVMEVSSHAIDQQRVCGVPFSGAAFTNLTQDHLDYHKSMESYFQVKARLFLELPRPDKAMAVNADDPWGRRLLELCPTALSFGLQKGALNKRHLWGELLSAGTDGCHMRMHLEGSKWELRSPLVGAFNASNLLAVQAVALEMGIEPEAFKSLESFTGVSGRLERVENPQGLNVFVDYAHTPDALENVLQALRGAGFKRVVTVFGCGGNRDRTKRPLMGEAVARWSDVAVLTSDNPRFEEPEAILQDVLPGLKSAREVVVEVDRRAATIKALKMLGKDDALLIAGKGHEDYQIIQGVKHHYSDQEVVREFLHCD from the coding sequence ATGGAACGGGAATTTGCAGCCCTTCTTGAACAGTGCAGACGCGGCGGTATTGAAGTGCGCGTCGATTCTCGTCAGGTCAATTCCGGCGATATCTTTGTTGCCGTGCCTGGCGTTAACGAAGACGGGGCGCGTTTTATTCCCGCCGCAGTGGCCGCAGGGGCTTCCATTGTTGTTTGCCGCCCCGGCGGAGCGGAGGAAGCCGCAGCACTTGCTGGCGGTTGCCACGTTGTGCACCATTCCGACCCGCGCGAGGCGCTGTGGCGTCTGGCGGAGGCCCGCTGGCGCACCAGTGAACTGCCGCTCAAGATCGTGGGCGTCACTGGCACCAACGGCAAGACCACCTGCTCCTATCTGCTCGAACAGCTCTTTGCGCAGGCCGGGCACAAGCTTGGCGTCATGGGCACGGTCAGCTACCGCTGGCCCGGTCATGCGGAAGCCGCGCCCCTCACCACGCCCGATGCCCTGAGCGTGCACGCCATGCTGGCCGCCATGGCCAAGGCGGGCGTGGATGTGGCGGTGATGGAAGTGTCCTCCCACGCCATTGACCAGCAGCGCGTCTGCGGCGTGCCTTTTTCCGGCGCAGCCTTTACCAATCTGACGCAGGATCATCTGGATTATCACAAGAGCATGGAAAGCTACTTCCAGGTCAAGGCTCGTCTGTTCCTGGAACTGCCCCGGCCTGACAAAGCCATGGCTGTCAACGCAGATGACCCCTGGGGCCGTCGCCTGCTGGAGCTGTGTCCCACGGCGCTTTCCTTTGGTTTGCAAAAAGGCGCGCTGAACAAGCGTCACCTCTGGGGTGAACTGCTTTCTGCCGGAACAGACGGCTGCCACATGCGTATGCATCTTGAGGGCAGCAAGTGGGAACTTCGCTCGCCTCTGGTGGGCGCGTTCAACGCTTCCAACCTGCTGGCCGTACAGGCCGTTGCCCTTGAAATGGGTATTGAGCCTGAGGCCTTCAAATCTCTTGAAAGTTTTACGGGCGTGAGCGGACGGCTTGAACGTGTGGAAAATCCCCAAGGATTAAATGTATTTGTAGATTATGCCCACACGCCGGACGCGCTGGAAAACGTTTTGCAGGCCTTGCGGGGGGCTGGATTCAAACGCGTTGTTACTGTATTTGGCTGCGGCGGCAATCGCGACCGCACCAAACGTCCCCTCATGGGCGAGGCTGTCGCCCGCTGGTCTGACGTGGCAGTGCTGACCTCCGACAATCCGCGTTTTGAAGAGCCGGAAGCTATTTTGCAGGATGTTCTGCCCGGTTTGAAATCCGCCCGCGAAGTCGTGGTTGAGGTTGACCGCCGCGCGGCTACCATCAAGGCGCTGAAAATGCTCGGCAAGGACGATGCATTGCTTATTGCAGGCAAGGGCCATGAGGATTATCAGATCATCCAGGGTGTCAAACACCACTATAGCGACCAGGAAGTAGTTAGGGAGTTTCTTCATTGCGACTGA
- a CDS encoding penicillin-binding transpeptidase domain-containing protein: MFKLSSRKRNVSSAGPARATKPQTTRNLVSSGKGTSSPAWMGNVDWGRARIKIVVCIFCLLWVGLWGRAWYLQMMEGPRLAERARRQHTATELVTGRRGMIFDRNGQVLARSVEAKSIYARPQDITDFQAMANTLGPILGMEPQKLYDELAQTKRRFVWLKRKVDDYTAEAVRKANITGIGLSKEYDRVYPFKHMAGQLLGFVGLDDKGLEGIERSLDSRLGCIPTRQIVQRDAMGRRFYLHEEGQSEPVGQDLTLTIDMQIQFFVEEAVARTVREYDARWGGALVVDVASGEIMAWAQYPFFNPNNYKDFSPLVYRNRLAADALEPGSTFKPFVMAAAIQERKVTPNTLIDCEGGKWVTKNFTIRDTSRQGILPAAKVLRYSSNIGMAKIGLSMGAPTFYKYMHALGFGQRTGVPVSESRGILRAPRDWSEVDIMSTSFGQSISVTGLQMAQGYLTLLNNGVYKPLRLTREDGAVDEVRPRIYSETAVREVMHMMRDVVEEPDGTGKRARVDGIDVGGKTGTAQKADHRSGTYGSKRLASFVGFFPADKPKYFVMVMVDEPSRNQYGGVVAAPVFKEVASRMVSYTGMFNETKVAEADTKAATGEGPVNKTRQRGLKLAALEVPYATDTRKLAPPQQAEGMRLPGHLAKASSRVPDVMGKSVRNAVELFARAGVVPELKGSGSRVVKQTPAPGVAWPEEGKDIEYILWLSER, from the coding sequence ATGTTCAAACTCAGCTCTCGCAAACGCAATGTGTCCAGCGCTGGCCCTGCCCGTGCCACCAAGCCGCAGACCACCCGCAACCTTGTCTCTTCGGGCAAGGGCACGAGTTCTCCGGCCTGGATGGGTAATGTGGACTGGGGCCGCGCCCGCATCAAGATAGTTGTATGCATCTTCTGCTTGCTGTGGGTCGGGCTGTGGGGGCGCGCATGGTACCTTCAGATGATGGAGGGGCCGCGCCTTGCAGAGCGCGCCCGTCGGCAGCATACGGCAACGGAGCTGGTCACCGGGCGTCGAGGCATGATCTTTGACCGCAACGGTCAGGTGCTGGCCCGCAGTGTGGAAGCAAAGTCCATTTACGCCCGCCCGCAGGACATCACCGATTTTCAGGCCATGGCCAACACCCTCGGCCCCATTCTGGGCATGGAGCCGCAGAAGCTTTATGACGAACTGGCGCAGACCAAACGCCGCTTTGTCTGGCTGAAGCGCAAGGTGGACGACTATACCGCCGAGGCCGTGCGCAAGGCCAACATTACCGGCATAGGCCTGAGTAAGGAATATGACCGGGTTTATCCCTTCAAGCACATGGCCGGGCAGCTTCTTGGCTTTGTGGGCCTTGACGACAAGGGCCTTGAGGGTATCGAGCGCTCGCTCGATTCACGCCTTGGCTGCATTCCCACGCGCCAGATTGTGCAGCGGGATGCCATGGGCCGCCGTTTTTATCTGCACGAGGAAGGGCAGAGCGAGCCGGTGGGGCAGGATCTGACCCTCACCATCGATATGCAGATCCAGTTTTTTGTTGAAGAAGCAGTGGCGCGTACCGTGCGGGAATATGATGCCCGCTGGGGCGGGGCGCTGGTGGTGGATGTGGCCTCGGGCGAAATCATGGCCTGGGCGCAGTATCCTTTCTTCAATCCCAACAACTACAAGGATTTTTCGCCGCTCGTTTACCGCAACAGGCTGGCTGCCGATGCTCTGGAACCGGGTTCCACATTCAAGCCTTTTGTGATGGCCGCCGCCATTCAGGAACGCAAGGTCACGCCCAATACCCTTATCGACTGCGAAGGCGGCAAGTGGGTGACCAAGAACTTCACCATCCGCGACACCTCGCGGCAGGGAATATTGCCCGCTGCAAAGGTGCTGCGCTATTCGTCCAACATCGGCATGGCAAAAATCGGCCTGTCCATGGGCGCTCCTACCTTCTACAAGTATATGCATGCGTTGGGTTTTGGACAGCGCACCGGCGTACCTGTATCTGAAAGCCGGGGCATCCTGCGCGCACCGCGCGACTGGAGCGAAGTGGACATCATGTCCACATCGTTTGGACAGAGTATTTCGGTGACGGGCCTCCAGATGGCGCAGGGCTACCTGACCCTGCTCAACAACGGCGTGTACAAGCCCCTGCGCCTCACGCGCGAAGACGGCGCAGTGGATGAGGTGCGTCCCCGCATTTATTCTGAAACCGCCGTGCGCGAAGTCATGCACATGATGCGTGATGTTGTTGAAGAACCGGACGGTACAGGCAAACGCGCCCGTGTGGACGGCATTGACGTGGGCGGCAAGACCGGTACGGCCCAGAAGGCCGACCACAGGTCGGGCACCTACGGCAGCAAGCGTCTTGCTTCGTTCGTGGGCTTTTTCCCGGCAGACAAGCCCAAGTATTTTGTAATGGTCATGGTCGATGAACCTTCGCGCAACCAGTACGGCGGCGTGGTGGCAGCGCCCGTGTTCAAGGAAGTTGCCTCCCGCATGGTGTCGTATACGGGCATGTTTAACGAAACCAAGGTAGCGGAAGCGGATACAAAGGCAGCAACTGGCGAAGGCCCGGTCAACAAGACCCGTCAGCGTGGTCTCAAGCTTGCCGCGCTGGAGGTACCCTATGCCACCGACACCAGAAAGCTGGCCCCGCCGCAGCAGGCCGAAGGCATGCGTTTGCCGGGGCATCTGGCCAAGGCCAGCAGCCGGGTGCCGGACGTGATGGGAAAATCTGTGCGCAATGCGGTTGAACTTTTTGCCCGCGCGGGCGTTGTGCCTGAACTCAAAGGATCGGGCAGCAGGGTGGTCAAGCAGACCCCTGCCCCTGGTGTTGCCTGGCCTGAAGAAGGCAAGGACATCGAATATATTCTCTGGCTTTCCGAACGGTAA